The following nucleotide sequence is from Nocardioides daedukensis.
CGTCCCTGATCAACCTGCCTGGGTCCACGGCACAGGGCCATCGGGCCCGTGGCCCGGAGGACCAGCACGCCTGCACTACTTCATCTCCAGCTTCAGTCACGTCATCACGAACCCGACCGGGTTCACCCCGATTCCACGAGGGAGCAAGCATGGGCGGAACAGTCGAAGTCACCGGCCTCACCAAGAGCTTCGGTCGCCAGAACATCTGGCAGGACGTCACCATGACGTTGCCCCCGGGGGAGATCACTGCCCTGCTCGGGCCATCCGGCACCGGCAAGTCGGTCTTCCTCAAGTCGGTGATGGGGCTGATCGATCCCGAAGCCGGCTCCATCCTGATCGACGGCGTCGACATGGTGACCGCGAAGGAGTCGAGGCGACTGGCCCTGCGCAAGAAGTTCGGCGTGCTGTTCCAGGACGGTGCACTGTTCGGGTCGATGAACGTCTATGACAACGTCGCGTTCCCGCTGCGTGAGCACACCAGGCTCAGCGAGGCGCAGATCCGCGACATCGTCTTCGAGAAGCTCGACCTGGTCGGCCTCCTTGGCACCGAGCACAAGCTCCCCGGGGAGATCTCGGGCGGCATGAAGAAGCGCGCCGGCCTGGCCCGCGCCATGGTCACCAACCCCGAGATCATCCTCATCGATGAGCCCGACTCCGGCCTTGACCCGGTCCGCACGTCCAACCTCGCCCAGCTCCTGGTCGAGGTCAACACCGCCACCGATGCCACCATGCTCGTGGTCACCCACAACATCGAGCTGGCCCGCACCCTGCCCGACAACCTCGGCATGCTCTATCGCCGAGAGCTGGTCATGTTCGGCCCGCGCGAGGAGTTCCTACTCACCGATCACCCGGTGGTCTCCCAGTTCATGAGCGGCGACCCGATGGGACCGATCGGGATGAGCGAGGAGACCGACCACGGTCGCAACGACCCGGCCGGCTACGACGACTACGTTGCGGGCCCCGACGGTGGCACCTCGGTGATGACGCGACACTCGGGCGCCCGCGCCATCGAAGTGCTGCCCCGCCAGCTGGTGCCGCACTCGGGAGCGGTCCGGGCCGGCGGCATGCGGCATCGTGAACGAGTTACCCAGGGCGGGAGCCACCTCTACGTCGCCGACGACGAGGATCGGCACCGAGTCCCACCAGTTCCCCGGCCCAACCCACTCACCCGTGCGCTCCGCGCCACCGGCGACCTGTTCGCCCTGGGCATGGACACCGTCAGCCTCAGCTTCAAGCGGCCCTTCGCGCTGAAGGAGGCAATCGAGCAGTTTTGGTTCGTCGTCAGCATCTCATGGCTCCCCGCCCTGCTCGTGGCGATTCCCTTCGGGGCAGTGATCGCGCTGCAACTCGGCACGCTCACCGTCCAGATCGGAGCACAGTCCTTCACCGGAGCAGCCAGCGTGCTCGCCGTCGTGCAACAGGCCGCACCGATCGTCACCACCCTGGTCATCGCCGGGGCAGGTGGTGCCGCGATCTGTGCGGAGATCGGCTCACGGCGTATCCGCGACGAGATCGACGCCCTGCGGGTCATCGGGATCTCACCCGTGCAACGGCTCGTCGTGCCCAGGGTGCTGGCCTGCATGGCCGCAGCCGCACTCCTCAACGGACTGGTCTCCGTGGTCGGCGTACTGGGTGGGTATTTCTTCAACGTCGTCGTCCAGGGCGGGACCCCGGGTGCCTACCTGGCCAGCTTCACCGCACTCGCGCAGATCGAGGACCTCTGGGTCGGCGAGATCAAGGCCGTCATCTTCGGCTTCCTCGCCGGCGTCATCGCCTGCTATCGCGGGCTCAACACGGCGCCCGGTCCCAAGGGCGTGGGCGATGCGGTCAACCAGTCCGTGGTGATCACCTTCCTGCTGCTCTTCTTCGTCAACTTCGTGATCACCACGCTCTATCTCCAGCTCTTCCCCGGAAAGGGGGCCTGAGATGACCTCGGTTCCGAGACAGTCGCCCAGCGACCAGCTCAACCAGCGGGGTGGCTCACGACGTCGTACGCCGTTGCCCGAACCTCGCGGCAGCCGTTGGTATGACCGCGTCCTGGCGCCGATTGCCAACGCCGGCGCCGACCTGCGCTTCCACGCGAAGGTGCTCGGCTGGATCCCGGCCACGCTCAAGCGCTATCCCCGCGACGTGCTCCGGTTGCTCTCCGAGGTGAGCTTCGGCTCCGGTGCGCTCGCCGTCATCGGCGGCACCATCGGCGTGATGCTCGGGATGACCCTCTTCGTCGGCAGCGTCGTCGGCATGCAGGGCTATGCGGCCCTGGACCAGATCGGCACCTCGACCCTCAACGGGTTCATCTCGGCCTACTTCAACACCCGCGAGATCGCGCCGCTGGTCGCTGCACTGGCCCTGTCTGCCACCGTCGGCTCCGGCTTCACCGCCCAGCTCGGCGCCATGCAGATCAACGAGGAGGTCGACGCGCTGACCGTGATGGCGGTGCCGAGCGTGCCCTACTTGGTCACCACCCGGGTGATCGCCGGCTTCATCGCGATCCTGCCGCTCTACACGATCGGGCTGCTCACCTCATATGCCGGATCGCGGATGATCACGGTGCTGTTCTACGGCCAGTCCGCGGGCACCTATGACCACTACTTCCACCTGTTCCTGCCCCCGATCGACATCCTGCTGTCGTTCGTGAAGGTGATGATCTTCTCGGTGATGATCATCCTGATCCACTGCCGACTGGGCTTCACCGCCAAGGGCGGCCCGTCCGGAGTCGGGATGGCCGTCGGCACCGCCGTACGCCGCTCCATCGTCAGCGTCGCCGTCCTCGACCTGGTGCTCTCGATGGCGATGTGGGGCACTAGCACAACAGTGAGGATCGCCGGATGAAGCGCCCCTACAAGGTCGTCGACGTGTTCCTCGGGCTCGCGTCGGTCGCACTCGCCCTGGCCCTGGTCGCAGTCGCCCTGATGACCTTCAACAAGGCCTTCGACGACACCGTCGAGGTCAGCCTGGAGACGGGCGCCGTGGGCAACGCGCTGCAGAAGGGCTCCGACGTGAAGCTCAACGGCGTACCGGTCGGGCGGGTGACCGCGATCGACAACACCTCCACCGGCGCCCGCCTCACCCTGGCCCTCGACCCGGACACCGCTGAGGCGCTGCCCGTCGAGACCACCGCACGCCTGCTGCCCAAGACCCTCTTCGGTGAGCGGTACGTCGTCCTCGTGCCGCCGGCAGACGGTGCCACCTCGGCTGGCCTCGAGGCCGGTGACAGCATCAACCAGGACGGCTCGGCCGAGGCCGTCGAGCTCCAGGAGCTCTTCGACCAGCTGCTGCCGGTGCTGCAGAGCATCGAGCCGGGCAAGCTCACCGCTGCCCTGGGGGAGCTGGCTGCGATGCTGCGCGGGCAGGGGACCGCGATCGGTGACTCGATCACCCAGTGGGGCGCCTATCTGGAGAAGCTCAATCCACTGGTGCCCCAGATGACCGAGGGCATCGAGAAGCTCGCCCTGGTGGCGAACGACTTCGACGCGATGGCGCCGGACCTGCTGGAGGCCCTGGACACGATGAGCACCACGTCGGCGACCCTGGTCGAGGAGCAGGACAACTTCGGTGACGTCTTCACCAACGTCATCACCGCCGCCGACTCCACCCGTGGCTTCGTGGCGAAGAACCAGGACACGATCATCGTGCTCTCGGAGGAGTCCCGGGCCGCGCTCGAGGCAGTGCGGCCCTACGCCGGTCAGTTCCCGTGCATCTTCAAGGCGGTGCGCACGTTCATCCCGGTGATGGACCGCACCCTGGGCAAGGGCAGCGACGAGCCGGGCATCCACGTGCGTCTCAACGTGGTCGAGTCCCGCGGCAAGTACCTGGCCGGCAAGGATGCGCCGCGCTACAGCACGAACGGCAAGACCCGTTGCCCCTACGTGACCGGTCAGGCCCGACGCAGCGCCCCGGGCGCAGGGGAGCCGGCGACCATCGCACCTCCGGCCAGCAACCTGCTGGACCAGAGGCTCACCCGCACGGTGGTCAACGGACTCGGTGACGCGAACTCCCCGGCCGAGAACCAGCTGGTCGCCGAGCTGATGGCGCCGACGCTGGGGATGGCCCCGGCCGACTTCCCCGAATGGGGCAGCCTCCTGGTCGGTCCCACGCTGCGCAACACGAAGGTGGAACTGCGATGAGCAAGAAACGAGACCTTCGCTTCACTGCCACGGTCGTCAAGAGCATCGTCTTCGTCGTGGTCACCGTCCTGGCCACCACGGTGCTGGCGGGGACCATCCGCAACAGCTCCAGCGGCGCGAAGACCGAGTACCGCGCCCTGTTCAGCGACGCGACCAGCCTCAACGAGGGCGACGACGTACGCGTCTCGGGGGTGAAGGTCGGCACCGTCACCGGTGTCGAGGTCGCCAAGGATCGCCTCGCCGAGGTCACCTTCACGGTCTCGCGCGACGTCGACCTGACCGAGGGGACCAGCGCCGAGCTCCGGTTCCGCAACGTGGTGGGACAGCGCTACCTCAACATCGAGCTGCCGCAACGAGAAGGCACCACCCTCGAGCCGGGTCACACCTTCGAGCTCGCCGACACCACGCCGGCCCTCGACCTGACGGTCCTGTTCAACGGGTTCCAGCCGCTGTTCAAGTTCCTCGACCCCGAGGACGTCAACGACCTCAGTGCGCAGATCATCGCGGTCTTCCAGGGCGAGGGCGCCACGGTGGACGGGCTGCTGTCCAACACCGCCAGCCTGACCTCCGCGATCGCCGAGAAGGACCAGGTGATCGGTGAGCTGATCACCAACCTCAACACGGTCCTGACCACGATCAGCAACCCGTCCGACCAGCTCGACACCACCATCACCACGCTCCAGCAGCTGGTCAGCGGCCTCGCCGAGGACCGCAAGGTGATCGGCGGAACGCTCGAGGGGCTCGGAGACCTGACCGTCAGCGTGGCCGACCTGCTCGAGGAGGGGCGGGCGCCGCTGAAGGGCTCCATCGCCGCGCTGGGTGACCTGTCGGGGAACCTGGCCGACTCGGAGGAGGTCATCGACGACTTCCTCGCCACCCTGCCCACCAAGCTGGACCGGCTGGGCCGAGTGGCCAGCTATGGCTCGTGGCTCAACTTCTATGTCTGCTCGATCGATGGCCGGATCCCCATGCCCGAGGGCTACATGGGCGAACTCGGGGTCAAGCCGATCGCAGAAAGGTGCTTGTGATGACGCGCTATCGCACAGCGTTCGCGGAACGGAACAAGGTCGTCATCGCCCTCGTCGGGCTCGCGGCCATGGTGCTGGTCTTCCTGGCCACCTTCAACGCCAGCTCGATGCCCGGGCTGCGCGGGGACACCTACACCGCCAACTTCGCCGAAGCAGGCGGGATTCGTGCCGGCAACGAGGTACGGGTCGCCGGCGTCAAGGTCGGTGAGGTCACCGAGGTGCGCCTCGAGGGCGCGGTGGTCAAGGTCCAGTTCCGGGTCAAGGACGTCAGGATCGGCGACCAGAGCACGGCAGCCGTCAAGGTGAAGACCCTGCTCGGCCAGAAGTACCTCGCCGTCGACCCGCTAGGGCGCGATGACCTGGAAGGCGCCATCCCGATGGCGAACACGTCGGTGCCCTATGACGTCAACGCCGCGTTCTCCGACCTCTCCAGCAACGTCGACGAGATCGACACCGAGCAGCTGGAGACCAGCTTCGAGGTCCTCTCCGACACCTTCAAGGAGACGCCGGAGTCGGTGCAGGCCATCGTCACCGGGCTGACCAGCCTGTCGCGGACGATCTCGTCCCGGGACACCGAGCTGGCCGACCTCCTCGAGGAGGCAGACACGGTGACCACGACGCTGGCCGAGCGCAACGAGGAGTTCGCCAAGGTGATCACCGACGGCTCGGACCTGCTCGGCGAGCTTGAGCAACGGCGTGAGGCCGTGCACGACATGCTCACCGGGACCGCCAGCCTGGCCACCCAGCTCGAGGGCCTGGTCACCGACAACGAGAAGACGCTCAAGCCCGCGCTGGCGAAGCTGGACGTGGTCTCGCGGATCCTCACCGACAACCAGAAGAACCTCGACTCGGCGCTGAAGAAGCTCGGGCCCTACTACCGGGTGCTGACCTCTGCCACCGGCAACGGCCACTGGATCGACTCCTACATCTGCGGTCTCTTCGACGCCTCCGGCGCCCCGGTGCTGGAGAACGACGCCGAACGGAACTGCTCTCCGAAGAAGGGTGGCGGACGATGAGTCGCCGACTCCTGGCCGCACTGGCGGCCCTCCTGGTGATCGCCGCAGCCGCCTTCGCCATCAACCGGTGGATCCTCGACGAGGACCGCACCGAGGTCGTGGCGCTCTTCGACTCGACGGTCGGGCTCTACCCGGGATCCGACGTACAGATCCTCGGCGTCCCGGTCGGCACGGTCACCAAGGTGGAGCCCAAGGACGACCACGTCCGGGTCACCATGGAGCTCGACCCGGGCCAGCAGGTCGCTGCCGACACCGGCGCGGTCCTGGTTGCACCCACCCTGGTCAGCGACCGGTTCGTGCAGCTGACCAAGGCTTATGACGGTGGCGCCAAGCTGGCCTCGGGAACCGTGCTTGCCGCCGAGCGGACCGCCGTGCCGGTCGAGATCGACCAGCTCTACGAGAGCCTGCTGGACGTCAGCACCAAGCTCGGGCCCGAGGGCGCCAACAAGAACGGCGCGCTCTCCGACCTGCTCCAGGTCGCCGCCGACAACCTCGACGGGCAGGGGCGCAACCTCAACGTCATGCTCGAGGAGTTCAGCAAGGCGACCGCGACGTTGAGCGACACCGGCGGGGACTTCTTCTCGGTGGTCGAGAACCTCGACACGTTCTCCGAGATGCTGCTCGCCAACGACGGCACCGTCGCCCTGGCGAACAAGCAGTTCGCCACCGTCGCGGGCTACCTCGCCGACGATCGGGACGAGCTGGCCTCCGCGGTGACCAACCTGGCCGACGCGATGGTCATCCTCGACGACTTCATCCGTGACAACCGAGGAAACCTCAAGACCAGCGTGGACCAGCTGATCGCCCCCACCGAGGTGCTGGTCAAGCAGAAGACCTCGCTGGAGGAGTCGGTGCGACTGATCCCGCTGCTGCTGCAGAACTTCCTCAACACCTATGACGAGGGCGGCAACACCCTGGACGGGCGAGGCAACCTCAACGAGCTGACCATCTGGTCCCGTGACGGGCTCAACGCCCGCACGTCCCCCGACGCGCCGCCGGCGCTGCTGCCCGCCACAGGAGGCGAACGATGAGACGCCTGTTCAGCACCGCAGGACTCGGTGCCGGCATTCTGGCCCTGAGCAGCTGTGGACTCCTCGGTGGTGGTGTCTATGAGATGCCGCTCCCGGGTGGCGCCGACCTCGGTGACGACCCGATCTCGATCAGTGCGGACTTCGAGGACGCCCTCGACCTGGTGCCGCAGTCGACGGTGAAGGTCGACAACGTCCCGGTCGGCCGGGTCTCCAAGATCACCCTCAACGACGACGGCCACAGTGCCCACGTCGAGCTGAAGGTCAACGACGACGTCGACCTGCCCGGTGGGACCTCGGCGCGGCTGAGGCAGACCTCGCTGCTCGGCGAGAAGTACGTCGAGTTGGTCCGGCCGGTGGCATCCCCGGGAGGTCCGTCGCTGACGGACGGGGACAACCTGGGACTGGCCCAGACCTCGCAGGCCGCCGAGGTCGAGCAGGTGCTCGGTGCACTGTCCCTGGTCCTCAACGGTGGCGGCATCGCCCAGTTCCAGGAGATCTCCCGGGAGCTCCAGAACGTCTCGACCGGTCGACCCGGCGAGATCAAGGCGTTCCTGGGCCAGATGGAGGAGTTCGTCACCGGCCTGGAGAGCCGCAAGGGCTCGATCACGGCCGCGATCGACGGGCTGGCCGACCTGTCCGAGACCCTCGAGGGTGACAAGGAGAAGATCTCCACCGCGCTCACGGAGCTGAGCCCCGGGATGAAGGTCATCGTCGACCAACGTGCCCAGCTGACCGCGATGCTCTCCTCGTTGGACAAGCTCTCCACCGTCACCGTCTCGACGCTGGATGCCGCGCAGGACGACATCGTCGCGGACTTCAAGGTGCTGGCGCCGATCCTCGAGCAGCTGGCCAAGGCCGGCAGCGACCTGCCCAACTCACTGCAGATGTTGCTCACCTACCCGTTCCCGGACTCGGTGCTGGGCGCGATCAAGGGCGACTACCTCAACGTCTTCATCACCACGAACTTCCGCACGCTGCCCAATGACTGCAAGGTGAAGGGCTGCACCTGGCCCCAGCCGACGGCTGCCATCCCGGGGACCTCGATGCGGCGGGGCGCCATACCGGCTCCGACGTTGTTGCCGCCGACCAGCTCGCCGGCTCCGGGGATGATCGAGTCGTCACTCACCGTGCCGTCGCCCTCGACCTCACCCTCGAGCAAGCCGAGCGTGAAGCCGTCCGAGAAGCCCAGCGCGACGCCGTCCTCCGGCGGTGCCAGCCCCAAGCCCTCGGACAGCACCTCGACGACGGCTCCTGCCGCTCCGCAGGGCAGCGCGAGTTCCTCCCCGACGGCACCCGCACCCACCCAGAACGGACGTGATGAGCGATGATCACCGCACGCATACGCATCCAGCTGGTGCTCTTCGTGATCATCGCGCTCGGCGCGACGACCTGGCTCAGCGCCCGCTACGTCGGGCTGGACCCGTTCCGCGCCTCGTACGACGTGACCGTCGAGCTGCCCGAGGCGGGCGGTGCGTTCAAGAACGGCGAGGTGACCTATCGAGGGGTGCCCGTGGGCCGGGTCAAGGACCTGCGCGCGACCTCGGCGGGCACCGAGCTGGTGATCCGGATCGACTCGGACGCACCCGCCATCCCGGCCGACGTCACCGCGCGAGTGGCGAACAGGTCGGCGATCGGTGAGCAATACCTCGACCTGCGCAGCGAGTCCGGCGGCGACGAGGCAACCCTCGCGGACGGCGACCGGATCGTCGGCGACGCCGACTCCCTGCCCCCGCCGATCGACGAGCTGCTGCGCTCCGGCTACGACTTCGTCGAGTCGGTTCCCAAGGACGCCCTGTCCACGGTGATCGACGAGACCTACGAGCTCTCCAGAGGTGCATCGGGGCACATCCCCAGGCTGGTGGAGACCTCGAGCGAGTTCGCCGAGATCGCGGATCGCAACTTCCTGGTCACCAAGTCCCTGATCGAGTCCTCGACCCAGGTGCTCGAGACCCAGCACGAGGCGGCCGCGAGCATGCGGGCCTACAGCTCGGACCTGAAGACGCTGGCCACGACGCTTGCCGAGACCGACCAGCCGCTGCGGAGCCTGATCAAGCACACCCCGGCAGCTGCGCGTGAGGTCAGCACGTTGATGCACGACGTGGGTGGGCCGCTCGGTGAGCTGATGGCCAACCTGGTCACCACCGCGCAGATCTTCGGGATCAACTCCGACGGTGTCGAGGATGCCCTGATCCGGCTGCCCGATGCGATCTCCGCGGGTTATGCGGTGACCAACTCCCAGGGCCTGAACCTGGGTCTGGTGCAGACCTACTTCGACCCGTTGCCGTGCACCTCCGGCTATGGGGGGACCGAGGTCCGCCAGGGCCTCAAGTCCAATCCGGGCAAGCCGTTCAACACCCAGGCGGGCTGCACGCTCGACCCGTCCAGCGGCGCCAACGTGCGCGGACCGCGCAGCGTGCGCGTGGCCAGCGAGCTCTCCGACCTGCTCGGAGGAGACCAGTGAGGCTTGAGATGACGAGATCAACTCGCACAGATGACAGGATCGGCGCCATGGAAACGGACGCCGATGACGAGACTTCCTCCCATCCCCTCCCCTTGGTGGAGGAAGAGGTCGAGCCGGCGACGCCGACGGGTGGTCGCCGGCTCGGCACCCACGAGTGGATCGCCCTGGCGATCGGCGTGCTGGCGATGTGTGCCGGGCTCTTCGCCCTCCTCGCCGCCGATGACGACACCGCGAACCCCCTGGACGCTGCTCGCGACTCGGCGCTGATCGCGGCGCACCGTCACATCACGACGATGAACACGATGGACTATCGCCAGGTCGACGACGGGCTGGCCGCGTGGGAGGAAGCCACCACCGGTCTGCTCCACGACCAGACGGTCGCGATCTCCGAGGCCGAGCGCGAGGGCCTGGCCGACGCGAAGAAGATCACCGCCGGGAAGGTCGTGGACGCCGCCGTCCTCGACGTCACCGAGGACACCGCATCGGTGATCGCAGCGGTAGAGATCACCGTGCAGGACGACCTGGACAAGGGCTCGGAGCCGAGCCTGAAGCGCAACCGGTTCGCCGCGGACCTGGTCCGCGTCGACGGTGAGTGGAAGCTGGAGAACCTGCAGCAGGTGGCGGTGAAGCTGTCATGACGATCCTTCGCAAGCACGGCATCCTGCTGCTCGCAGCCGCGATGGTCCTGATCGGCCTCGGCGCCTTCGTGCTCAGCCGGGGCGAGCAGACCTCACCGTCGGAGAACCTCGCCGTCGTGGACAAGGACCTGACCTCACAGGTGCAGACCTCGGTCGCGGCGACCCTGGTGGGTGTGCTCAGCTATGACTTCGCCGACCCGGGCCGCTCCGAGCAGGTCGCCGACGACAAGCTCGCGGGTGAGGCGCGCAAGGAGTACGACACCCTCGTCGCCTCGCTGCGCGAGAAGGCAGCCGGGCAGGAGCTGGTGCTCTCGGCACAGGTCACCGCGTCCGCGGTCAAGGAGCTGAGCTCGTCCAAGGCGAAGCTGCTGGTCTTCCTCGACCAGACCAGCAAGCGTGCTGCCGACGACGAGGCGAGTGTCTCCGCGGCACAGCTGTCGATCACTGCCGAGCTCGTTCGAGGCGACTGGGTGGTCACCGGCCTGGCACCCCTGTGAGGTGTGCCCGCTGCTGAACGGCCGGAGCGCTGGCCGTGACGGTGCCGGGGCTGCAGCAGCGCGCGTCCTAGAGTGGCTCGGGTGAGGGTGCACGGACTGTTGCTCGCCGCCGGTGCAGGGCGCCGGATGGGGACCCCGAAGGCGCTGGTCGACGACTGGCTCCTGCGCAGCATCGGCGTGCTCGAGGACGGTGGCTGCGACCAGGTCACCGTGGTCCTCGGGGCCGCCGCCGACCGGGCGCGTGAGCTCCTCGACGGCACCGATGTCGCCATCGTCGAGGCAGCCGACTGGGCCCAGGGCATGGGCGCCTCGCTGCGTACGGGACTGGCGGCGCTGGCCGGCGGAGACGCTGCGCTGGTCAGCCTGGTCGACCTTCCGGACGTCGGCCCCGAGGTGGTACGCCGGGTGCTCGCCGCCCCGTTCACGCGCACCACCTTGCGCCGAGCGGCGTACGACGCTGTCCCCGGCCATCCCGTCCTGCTCGGCCGCGGGCACTGGGACGGAGTGATCGACGCAGCCCGCGGGGACCGCGGCGCGCGCGACTACCTGTCCGCGCACGAGGTCGAGCTGATCGAGTGTGCGGACCTGGCGACCGGCCGGGACGTGGACTCCCGCTGAGGACGCCGCAGACCGAGCGGACCGGACGGGGGTCGGCCCACTCGGTGTGCAGTGTCCTCAGTTGGGGACCGTCGACACTGGGCCGTCGACACTGGCCTGACAATCCGGGCCTCGGCCCAACCGCGGACCAACGTCGTGCTGGGTAGGGTCGCCGACATGGCCGCCTTGAACAGTCCGGACGACGTGGGTCGCATCGAGGAGCTGCTCGCCGGCACGGGCTACGTCTGCGACGAGTCCCTGGCCACCGTCGTCTTCCTGGCCCTGCGGATGCAGCGCCCCGTGCTGCTCGAGGGAGAGCCCGGCACCGGGAAGACCGCGCTCGCCGAGGCGATCGCCGAGTCGCTCGACCTGCCCCTGATCCGGCTGCAGTGCTATGAGGGCATCGACTCGACTCAGGCCCTCTATGACTGGGACTTCCCGCGCCAGATCCTGCACCTGCGTGCGCTCGAGGCCACCGGCAACACCGACGCCGCCGAAGCCGAGCGGGGCCTGTTCGACGAGCGTTTCCTGCTGGCACGCCCGGTCCTGGCCGCGCTGCGACAGAGCCCCGCGGTGCTGCTGGTCGACGAGGTCGACCGCGCCGACGACGAGTTCGAGGCGTTCCTGCTCGAGGTGCTCTCCACCTATCAGGTGACGATCCCGGAGATCGGCACCGTGAAGGCCACCACCCCGCCGATCGTGGTGCTCACCTCCAACCGGACGCGTGAGCTCCACGACGCGCTCAAGCGCCGCTGCCTCTACCACTGGATCGACCACCCCGGCCTGGAGCGCGAGGTCGAGATCCTGCGCTCGAGGGCCCCGGAGGTCAGCGCCGACCTGGCCCGCCAGATCACCACCGTCGTGCAGCAGCTCCGCGCCCGCGACGACCTGCTCAAGGTGCCGGGTGTGGCCGAGACCCTGGACTGGGCGAGAGCCCTGCACGCACTCGGGACCACCGAGCTCGACCTCGAGACCGCGTCGCGCACCTTGGGCGCCCTGGTGAAATATCGCGAGGACGGCGAGCGGGTCCGCCATGCCCTCGACCGGATGCTGGCGGGGTAGCAGCCCGTGACGTCGAGCGCCGGAGCACCGCACAGCGCCGAGGAGATCCTGCTCGGGTTCGCCCGGGCGCTGCGCGCGGCCGGAGTGGGCGTCACCCAGGACCGGGCCCGGGAGTTCGCCGCCGCCGCGGCCCTGGTCGGGATCGGCGATCCGCGCGCCACCTACTGGGCGGGACAGGCCACCCTCTGCTCGGGCCCCGACGACCTGGAGCGCTATGACCAGGTATTCCATGCCTGGTTCACCGAGCGCGGCTCACTGCCGTCGCCCGCACCGGCCACGGCCGTGCGGCCGTTCGACACCGGCCTGATGGAGGACGACGCCGGCGGCAGCGCCAGCGAGGAGGGTGATCCAGTGCGCGCCGCGGCCAGCGCCGCCGAAGTCCTGCGGCACCGCGACCTGGCCACCCTGACCGCCTCGGAACGCGCACTGCTGGCGGCTCTCTTCGGTGCCCTGCGCCCGCGCCTGCCGCAACGTCGTACCCCCCGGCAGCGGCCGTGGCACCGCGGAAGGGTGGACGCCGCGCGGACGTTGCGCAACAGCCTGCGCCGGATGGGGGAGCCCGCCGACCTCGCCTGGCGCCGTCGGGGGCGCCGGCATCGCCGCGTCGTACTGCTCATCGACGTCTCCGGCTCGATGAGCGGGTACGCCGACCCGTTGCTGCGCCTTGCCCACCGATTCGTGCTCGCTGCAGCCGCGGCCGGCGCCCGCCGTGAGGTCGAGGTGTTCACCATCGGCACCCGGCTGACCCACCTGAGGAGTGCGCTGGCGCAGCGCGACCCCGAGCGGGCCCTGCTCGCCGCAGGTCGAGCCGTGCCCGACTGGTCCGGTGGCACCCGACTGGGTGAGGTGCTGCAGGTCTTCCTCGATCGGTGGGGAGCACGTGGGCTGGTCCGCGGTGCTGTGGCAGTGGTCTTCAGTGACGGCTGGGAACGTGGGGACGCCGCCCTGCTGGGGGAGCAGATGGCGCGCCTGCACCGACTCGCGCACCGGGTGGTCTGGGTGAACCCGCACCGTGGCAAGGAGGGCTACCTGCCCCTCCAGCAGGGCGTGGTCGCTGCCCTGCCCCACATCGATGAGTTCCTGGCCGGTCATTCACTGGCGACCTACGCTGAACTCGTGGAGGTGATCGCGGATGCGTGAGGTGCTGCCCGAGCTGCTCGCCTGGTGGCGGGCCGGGGAGAGCGTCGGGATGGGCACGGTCATCGCGACCTTCCGCTCCGCCCCGCGACCGCCCGGAGCCTCGATGCTGGTCGGTCCCGACGGTACGGCGGTCGGGTCCG
It contains:
- a CDS encoding VWA domain-containing protein, which encodes MTSSAGAPHSAEEILLGFARALRAAGVGVTQDRAREFAAAAALVGIGDPRATYWAGQATLCSGPDDLERYDQVFHAWFTERGSLPSPAPATAVRPFDTGLMEDDAGGSASEEGDPVRAAASAAEVLRHRDLATLTASERALLAALFGALRPRLPQRRTPRQRPWHRGRVDAARTLRNSLRRMGEPADLAWRRRGRRHRRVVLLIDVSGSMSGYADPLLRLAHRFVLAAAAAGARREVEVFTIGTRLTHLRSALAQRDPERALLAAGRAVPDWSGGTRLGEVLQVFLDRWGARGLVRGAVAVVFSDGWERGDAALLGEQMARLHRLAHRVVWVNPHRGKEGYLPLQQGVVAALPHIDEFLAGHSLATYAELVEVIADA